The proteins below are encoded in one region of Marinobacter sp. F4206:
- the trxA gene encoding thioredoxin: protein MSDSPYIFEATMENFQQQVMDASATTPILVDVWAEWCAPCKQLTPVLEKLANDYQGGFLLAKVNADEQQELTSSLGVRSLPTIILVKNGQAVDGFNGALPEGEIRKVLDKHVEAPEEDPYDKAHRLWEGGDVDGALAILSELNRKDPDNLKVLIDLAQLKAEMGDLETAEQVLESLPPEEKMQHQAKQLAARLKFLKQSAELPPIKDLEMALEQDPKDPNALHQLALHHVLLENNADAMELLIRLMQVDSKYKDEAAKTTLIELFDKLGNNNPDVRAYRRRLYTLMH, encoded by the coding sequence ATGAGCGATTCTCCGTATATTTTTGAAGCCACCATGGAAAACTTTCAGCAGCAGGTGATGGATGCCTCAGCGACCACGCCGATCCTGGTGGATGTCTGGGCCGAGTGGTGCGCGCCCTGCAAACAGCTGACCCCTGTTCTGGAAAAGCTGGCGAACGACTATCAGGGTGGCTTCCTGCTGGCCAAGGTGAATGCCGACGAACAGCAAGAATTGACCTCCAGTCTGGGTGTTCGCAGTCTGCCCACCATCATTCTGGTAAAGAACGGCCAGGCGGTGGACGGCTTCAATGGTGCCCTGCCGGAGGGTGAAATCCGCAAGGTACTGGACAAGCATGTTGAGGCGCCGGAAGAAGACCCCTACGACAAGGCCCATCGGCTCTGGGAGGGCGGTGATGTCGATGGCGCCCTGGCTATTCTCTCTGAGCTGAACCGGAAGGACCCGGACAACCTGAAGGTGCTGATCGATCTCGCCCAGCTCAAGGCGGAAATGGGCGATCTGGAAACTGCGGAGCAGGTGCTTGAGAGTCTGCCGCCGGAAGAGAAGATGCAGCACCAGGCGAAACAGCTGGCGGCAAGGCTGAAGTTCCTGAAGCAGTCGGCAGAGCTGCCACCGATCAAGGATCTGGAAATGGCCCTGGAGCAGGATCCGAAGGACCCCAATGCTCTGCACCAGCTCGCGTTGCACCACGTCCTGCTGGAAAACAACGCCGACGCAATGGAGCTACTGATCCGGCTCATGCAGGTCGACAGCAAATACAAGGACGAGGCCGCCAAAACGACCCTGATCGAACTCTTCGACAAGCTGGGCAACAACAATCCCGACGTCCGCGCCTACCGTCGCAGGCTCTATACCCTGATGCACTGA
- the lon gene encoding endopeptidase La translates to MNDENRTESLEEFEEDLTEYIGKDEHSKSLALPQQMMPTRMYVLPVSNRPFFPAQVQPIMVNQDPWQETLKRVGETDHRVLGICFVEEHDAEQGIPASEQLETMGCAVRVHQAQNEGGKVQFIAQGLQRFRIVQWLRRKPPYLVEVEYPREPKEDPDELKAYTLAIISTIKELLRTNPLYGEEVKQYLSRFGPDDSSPLADFGASMTSAPGHELQDVINTVPLLRRMEKVLLLMRKEQEVARLQSEISEEVNAKVQKHQREFFLKEQLKVIQRELGMAKDDKTADVERFEERMAGLNPPEAVEERFRDEVQKLQVLEQGSPEYGVTRNYLDWLTQVPWGIHSDDHFDLAEARRILDRDHDGLDDVKDRIVEFLAEGTFKGEISGSILLLVGPPGVGKTSIGHSVADALGRKFYRFSVGGMRDEAEIKGHRRTYIGAMPGKFVQALKDSKVANPVIMLDEIDKIGASFQGDPASALLETLDPEQNREFLDHYLDVRMDLSKVLFICTANQLDTIPRPLLDRMDVIRLSGYIAEEKLAIAKHYLLPRLLKRAGLLKKQLNITDAAIKQVIEGYAREAGVRNLEKLLHKIIRKGIVKLLETPDAPVRVGVSDLANYLGQPAFRKEKSLKGIGVVTGLAWTAMGGATLSIEASRIHTSQRGFRLTGQLGDVMKESAEIAYSYVSSNLKRFKGDPTFFDKSFVHLHVPEGATPKDGPSAGVTMATALLSIARKESPQQNIAMTGELTLTGQVLPVGGIREKVIAARRQKIGNLILPEANRGDYEELPDYLKEGLTVSFAKHYNDVFQVCFGNKPRKGSSVH, encoded by the coding sequence ATGAATGACGAAAATCGCACAGAGTCGCTTGAGGAATTCGAAGAAGACCTGACCGAGTACATTGGCAAGGATGAGCACAGCAAGAGCCTTGCCCTGCCACAGCAAATGATGCCGACGCGCATGTATGTGCTGCCCGTCTCGAACCGGCCCTTCTTCCCGGCCCAGGTTCAGCCCATCATGGTCAACCAGGACCCCTGGCAGGAAACACTCAAGCGCGTGGGCGAAACCGACCACCGGGTACTGGGCATCTGCTTTGTGGAGGAGCACGATGCCGAACAGGGCATTCCCGCCAGCGAACAACTGGAAACCATGGGTTGTGCCGTTCGCGTGCACCAGGCCCAGAACGAAGGCGGCAAGGTCCAGTTCATCGCACAGGGCCTGCAGCGCTTTCGCATTGTGCAATGGCTCCGGCGCAAGCCACCCTATCTGGTTGAGGTAGAGTATCCGCGGGAACCGAAAGAGGATCCCGATGAGCTGAAGGCCTACACCCTTGCCATCATCAGCACCATAAAGGAGCTGCTGCGCACCAACCCCCTGTATGGCGAAGAGGTTAAACAGTACCTGTCCCGATTCGGACCGGACGACAGCTCGCCGCTGGCCGATTTTGGCGCGTCCATGACCAGCGCCCCGGGCCACGAACTCCAGGACGTGATCAATACGGTTCCCCTGTTGCGGCGCATGGAGAAAGTACTGCTGCTGATGCGCAAGGAGCAGGAGGTGGCCCGCCTGCAGTCGGAAATCAGCGAGGAGGTGAACGCCAAGGTCCAGAAACACCAGCGCGAGTTTTTCCTTAAGGAGCAGCTAAAGGTCATCCAGCGCGAGCTGGGCATGGCCAAGGACGACAAGACCGCGGACGTTGAACGCTTCGAAGAGCGCATGGCCGGCCTGAACCCGCCGGAAGCGGTGGAAGAACGCTTCCGGGACGAGGTGCAGAAACTTCAGGTACTGGAGCAGGGCTCACCGGAATATGGCGTCACCCGAAATTATCTGGACTGGCTGACCCAGGTGCCCTGGGGCATCCATTCGGACGACCACTTTGATCTCGCCGAGGCCCGGCGCATTCTGGACCGGGACCACGACGGCCTCGACGACGTCAAGGACCGGATTGTCGAGTTCCTGGCCGAAGGCACCTTCAAGGGCGAGATCAGTGGCTCCATTCTGCTGCTCGTAGGCCCTCCCGGCGTCGGCAAGACCTCCATTGGTCATTCGGTTGCCGATGCTCTGGGCCGAAAATTCTACCGATTCAGTGTCGGCGGCATGCGAGACGAGGCTGAAATCAAGGGTCACCGTCGCACCTATATCGGCGCGATGCCGGGCAAGTTTGTCCAGGCACTCAAGGATTCCAAAGTCGCCAATCCGGTGATCATGCTGGATGAAATCGACAAGATTGGCGCCTCGTTCCAGGGCGACCCCGCCTCGGCGCTGCTGGAAACCCTGGATCCGGAACAGAACCGTGAGTTTCTCGACCACTACCTGGACGTCCGGATGGACCTGTCCAAGGTGCTGTTCATCTGCACCGCCAACCAGCTGGACACCATCCCCCGGCCTCTGCTGGACCGCATGGACGTGATCCGCCTGTCCGGATACATCGCCGAAGAAAAACTCGCCATTGCCAAGCATTATCTGCTGCCGCGCCTGCTCAAGCGGGCCGGTTTGCTGAAAAAGCAGCTCAACATCACCGATGCCGCCATTAAACAGGTGATTGAGGGATACGCCCGCGAAGCCGGGGTCCGAAACCTGGAGAAACTGCTGCACAAAATCATTCGCAAGGGCATCGTGAAGCTGCTGGAAACACCAGATGCCCCGGTCAGAGTCGGCGTCTCTGACCTGGCGAATTATCTTGGACAACCGGCATTCCGCAAGGAAAAATCCCTGAAAGGCATCGGCGTGGTCACAGGGCTGGCCTGGACGGCCATGGGCGGCGCAACGCTGAGCATCGAGGCATCACGCATTCACACCAGCCAGCGCGGCTTCCGTTTGACCGGCCAGCTTGGCGACGTCATGAAGGAGTCGGCAGAAATCGCGTACAGCTACGTGTCTTCCAACCTGAAACGCTTCAAGGGGGACCCGACGTTCTTCGACAAGTCCTTCGTGCACCTGCATGTCCCGGAGGGCGCAACCCCCAAAGATGGCCCGAGTGCCGGTGTCACCATGGCCACCGCCCTGCTGTCCATCGCCCGAAAGGAATCGCCGCAACAGAACATCGCCATGACCGGAGAACTCACGCTCACCGGCCAGGTGCTGCCTGTCGGAGGCATTCGGGAAAAGGTCATTGCCGCGCGGCGCCAGAAAATCGGTAACCTGATCCTTCCGGAGGCAAACCGCGGCGACTACGAGGAGCTGCCGGACTATCTGAAAGAGGGCCTGACCGTAAGTTTTGCCAAACATTACAACGATGTCTTTCAAGTCTGTTTTGGCAACAAGCCTCGCAAGGGCTCCAGCGTTCACTGA
- a CDS encoding MarR family winged helix-turn-helix transcriptional regulator: protein MNNYEQVLVALRRVIRATDLHSKRLSKHAGLTGPQLLIMRTIRDLGEVTIGTIADKVSLSQATVTTILDRLEHRNLVYRVRSTQDKRKVHAHLTDEGAEILARAPNPLQEDFIKKFQSLDEWEQTMILASLQRVANMMDADDIDASPVLHVGPVLREDGWKSDAKS, encoded by the coding sequence GTGAACAATTATGAACAGGTACTTGTGGCGCTGCGGCGCGTTATCCGCGCAACGGACCTTCATTCCAAGCGGCTCAGCAAGCATGCCGGACTGACCGGCCCGCAGCTGCTGATCATGCGGACGATCCGGGACCTGGGAGAGGTCACCATTGGCACCATTGCCGATAAGGTCAGTCTCAGCCAGGCCACAGTCACCACGATCCTCGACCGGCTTGAGCATCGCAACCTGGTGTACCGGGTGCGCAGCACCCAGGACAAGCGCAAGGTGCATGCGCACCTGACCGATGAAGGCGCTGAAATACTGGCCCGGGCGCCCAACCCTTTGCAGGAAGACTTCATCAAGAAGTTCCAGAGCCTGGATGAGTGGGAGCAGACCATGATTCTGGCCTCGCTCCAGCGGGTGGCCAACATGATGGATGCCGACGATATCGATGCGTCGCCGGTGCTGCACGTTGGCCCGGTGTTGCGGGAGGATGGCTGGAAGTCGGATGCCAAGTCCTGA
- a CDS encoding lipopolysaccharide assembly protein LapB: protein MTLAGQALAQGQDTTPPGREDVTADDVAAALADLEEPMYTPFIELYLLEESKALRKEMQNTRAELIEKVVDKELSVADKTMSYATDTVTYFFYLIAGATSILVVIGWNSIRDMRNQLTSLAEKRVNELVVEYEKRLEAIEEQLKQKSDIIHQNQAEIERTNEVHSLWLKASQETSQQNKIAAYDQILDLRPDDVEALSYKADAVLEIQEPLWAISLCQRALKLAPDNGHAHYQLACAYAEIGRWEDSIATLQKAIDISEAYRDDASVDLSFEHLREHESFRALVFIDQDDSTDA from the coding sequence ATGACCCTCGCCGGGCAGGCTCTGGCGCAAGGCCAAGACACGACACCCCCCGGTCGTGAAGACGTTACAGCGGATGACGTGGCCGCAGCGCTCGCTGATCTGGAAGAGCCCATGTACACGCCATTTATCGAACTCTACCTGCTGGAAGAAAGCAAAGCCCTGCGCAAGGAAATGCAGAACACCCGGGCCGAACTGATCGAAAAGGTGGTCGACAAGGAACTGTCGGTGGCCGACAAGACCATGTCCTACGCTACCGATACCGTCACCTACTTCTTCTATCTGATCGCCGGCGCGACCTCGATCCTGGTTGTCATCGGCTGGAACTCGATCCGGGACATGCGCAACCAGCTCACCAGCCTCGCGGAAAAGCGGGTAAATGAACTGGTGGTGGAGTACGAGAAGCGACTCGAGGCCATCGAAGAGCAACTCAAGCAAAAGTCCGACATCATTCATCAGAACCAGGCGGAAATTGAACGCACCAATGAAGTGCATTCGCTCTGGCTTAAAGCAAGCCAGGAGACTTCCCAACAAAACAAGATTGCCGCCTACGACCAGATTCTCGACTTGCGACCGGACGACGTGGAAGCACTGAGTTACAAGGCCGACGCCGTACTTGAGATCCAGGAACCCCTGTGGGCCATCAGTCTTTGCCAACGTGCGCTAAAGCTGGCCCCGGATAATGGCCACGCCCACTACCAGCTGGCCTGTGCCTATGCCGAGATTGGGCGTTGGGAAGATTCGATCGCAACGTTACAAAAAGCAATCGACATTTCAGAGGCCTACCGGGACGATGCCTCGGTGGACCTCAGTTTCGAGCACTTGCGCGAGCACGAAAGCTTCCGCGCACTGGTATTTATCGACCAGGATGACAGCACGGACGCGTGA
- a CDS encoding branched-chain amino acid ABC transporter substrate-binding protein, translated as MRTSVTKLATAISTSIALMGAGHAAAEIQIGIAGPMTGPVAQYGDMQFSGARMAIEQINANGGVMGEELVAVEYDDVCDPKQAVTVANNLVNDGVRFVIGHLCSSSSQPASDIYEDEGILMVTPASTSPEITERGYELVFRTIGLDSMQGPVAGNYIASLNPERVAIVHDKQQYGEGIATAVRDTLKDQGVEIAMFEGITAGDKDFSSLVTKLKQADVDYVYYGGYHPELGLILRQADQAGLDATFMGPEGVGNKDINTIAGEAAEGLLVTLPPSFDKKAENQELVAAFEDKGEDPSGPFVLTSYSAVQLVAEGIEKAESTDPFDVAEALRSGAFQTPIGNVEYDEAGDMKSFEFVVYEWHSDGSKTPVN; from the coding sequence ATGAGAACCTCAGTAACGAAACTCGCAACCGCTATCAGCACCTCCATCGCCCTGATGGGCGCCGGCCACGCGGCCGCCGAAATCCAGATCGGTATTGCCGGCCCGATGACCGGTCCCGTTGCCCAGTATGGTGACATGCAGTTCTCCGGTGCCCGTATGGCCATCGAACAGATCAACGCCAATGGCGGCGTGATGGGCGAAGAGCTCGTCGCCGTCGAATACGACGACGTGTGTGACCCGAAGCAGGCGGTCACCGTTGCCAACAATCTGGTCAATGACGGCGTCCGCTTTGTGATCGGCCACCTGTGTTCCAGCTCCTCACAGCCCGCCTCCGACATCTACGAGGATGAAGGCATCCTGATGGTGACTCCGGCGTCCACCAGCCCGGAAATTACCGAGCGCGGCTACGAGCTGGTATTCCGCACCATCGGCCTGGACAGCATGCAGGGCCCGGTTGCCGGCAACTACATCGCCAGCCTGAACCCGGAGCGGGTTGCCATCGTTCACGACAAGCAGCAGTACGGTGAAGGCATCGCTACCGCCGTGCGTGACACCCTCAAGGATCAAGGCGTCGAGATCGCCATGTTCGAAGGCATCACCGCCGGCGACAAGGACTTCTCTTCCCTGGTGACCAAGCTGAAGCAGGCTGACGTCGACTACGTTTACTACGGTGGCTACCACCCGGAGCTGGGGCTGATCCTGCGCCAGGCTGATCAGGCTGGCCTGGATGCTACGTTCATGGGTCCGGAAGGCGTTGGTAACAAAGACATTAACACCATTGCTGGTGAAGCGGCCGAAGGCCTGCTGGTTACCCTGCCGCCCAGCTTCGACAAGAAAGCGGAAAACCAGGAACTGGTTGCCGCGTTCGAAGACAAGGGCGAGGATCCTTCCGGCCCGTTCGTACTGACGTCCTACTCAGCCGTTCAACTGGTTGCCGAGGGTATCGAAAAGGCTGAGTCCACCGATCCGTTCGATGTGGCAGAAGCCCTGCGCAGCGGCGCTTTCCAGACGCCGATCGGTAATGTGGAGTATGACGAGGCCGGCGATATGAAATCGTTTGAGTTCGTTGTCTACGAATGGCATTCAGATGGAAGTAAAACTCCGGTAAACTAA
- the livH gene encoding high-affinity branched-chain amino acid ABC transporter permease LivH: MQDLLYFSQQLINGLTIGSTYALIAIGYTMVYGIIGMINFAHGEIYMIGAYTALIAITGLASLGVAWLPLILIVALVCAMIVSSAMGWAVERVAYRPVRGRHRLIPLISAIGMSIFLQNYVHLAQGSRNIGFPALIEGGFQFGSDGAFQMSLSYMQITIFITTLICMTALSLFIARSRTGRACRAVSQDLGMANLLGIDTNRIIAATFVIGAALAAVAGLLLGMYYGSVDPLFGFIAGLKAFTAAVLGGIGSIPGAMLGGLILGVSESMTSGYLSGEYKDVVSFGLLILILLFKPTGLLGKPEVEKI, from the coding sequence ATGCAAGACCTCCTGTATTTCTCTCAGCAGCTCATAAACGGGCTGACGATCGGGAGCACTTACGCCCTGATCGCCATCGGCTACACGATGGTTTACGGCATCATCGGCATGATCAACTTTGCCCATGGTGAAATCTATATGATTGGCGCCTACACCGCGCTGATCGCCATTACCGGCCTCGCCTCCCTTGGCGTTGCATGGCTGCCGCTGATCCTGATCGTTGCACTGGTCTGTGCCATGATTGTATCCAGTGCGATGGGCTGGGCCGTAGAACGGGTCGCCTACCGGCCGGTTCGTGGGCGGCATCGACTGATTCCCCTGATCTCCGCCATCGGTATGTCGATTTTTCTGCAGAACTATGTGCACCTTGCCCAGGGCTCCCGCAACATTGGCTTTCCGGCACTGATTGAGGGTGGTTTCCAGTTTGGTTCAGACGGCGCCTTCCAGATGTCCCTGTCCTACATGCAGATCACCATCTTTATAACCACACTCATCTGTATGACCGCATTGTCCCTGTTCATTGCCCGCTCCCGTACCGGCCGCGCCTGTCGCGCGGTATCTCAGGATCTGGGCATGGCCAACCTGCTCGGTATCGACACCAACCGCATCATTGCGGCCACCTTCGTCATTGGTGCCGCGCTCGCCGCTGTTGCCGGACTTCTGCTGGGCATGTACTACGGCTCGGTCGATCCGCTGTTCGGCTTCATTGCCGGGCTAAAGGCGTTTACCGCGGCGGTACTTGGAGGCATTGGCAGCATCCCTGGTGCGATGCTGGGCGGACTGATACTGGGCGTGTCCGAAAGCATGACCTCCGGCTACCTAAGCGGCGAATACAAGGACGTGGTCTCCTTCGGCCTGCTGATCCTCATTCTGCTGTTCAAACCCACCGGCCTGCTCGGCAAACCGGAGGTTGAGAAGATCTGA
- a CDS encoding high-affinity branched-chain amino acid ABC transporter permease LivM encodes MAAQNFKHALFCAVITLIISYPILGFNLEAQGINVTIVGANITTIVGVLLAALVVFFFQLFRDSIMGKLGNLSSLSSGTHKEPMAENKRAKIESWILTGIVVLALFWPFFVSRGAVDLATLVLIYIMLALGLNVVVGLAGLLDLGYVAFYAVGAYTFALLSQYLGVSFWFALPIGALLAATFGLVLGFPVLRLRGDYLAIVTLGFGEIIRILLNNWTNLTGGPNGIGGIPDPTLFGMEFGRRVKEEGNTSFHETFNIAYSGEHKVIFLYLIALVLAVFTALVIRRFMRMPVGRAWEALREDEIAARSLGLSRTAVKLSAFTIGAFFAGFAGTVFASKQGFISPESFVFLESAIILAIVVLGGMGSQIGVVLAAIAVTILPELAREFSEYRMLIFGAAMVLMMVWRPQGLMPMRRIHIELKKQE; translated from the coding sequence ATGGCTGCTCAAAACTTTAAACACGCACTCTTCTGTGCCGTTATTACCCTGATTATTTCCTACCCCATCCTCGGGTTTAACCTTGAGGCCCAGGGCATCAACGTCACGATTGTTGGCGCTAACATCACCACGATTGTGGGCGTGCTCCTGGCAGCGCTTGTGGTGTTCTTCTTCCAGCTGTTCCGCGACAGCATCATGGGCAAGCTTGGCAACCTGTCCAGTCTGAGCTCCGGCACCCATAAAGAGCCGATGGCCGAAAACAAGCGAGCCAAGATCGAATCCTGGATCCTGACCGGGATTGTAGTACTCGCACTGTTCTGGCCATTCTTTGTGTCCCGGGGGGCCGTTGATCTGGCCACGCTGGTGCTGATCTACATCATGCTTGCGCTCGGTCTCAACGTGGTGGTTGGCCTCGCCGGCCTGCTGGACCTGGGTTATGTGGCCTTCTACGCCGTGGGGGCCTACACCTTCGCATTGTTGTCCCAATACCTGGGCGTTTCGTTCTGGTTCGCATTGCCGATCGGCGCTCTGCTGGCCGCAACCTTTGGCCTGGTACTCGGCTTTCCGGTACTCCGGCTAAGGGGTGATTATCTGGCCATCGTGACGCTAGGCTTCGGTGAAATCATCCGGATCCTGCTCAACAACTGGACCAACCTGACCGGTGGTCCGAACGGCATTGGTGGCATTCCCGATCCCACCCTGTTCGGAATGGAGTTTGGCCGCCGTGTTAAGGAGGAAGGCAACACCTCCTTCCACGAGACCTTCAACATTGCTTACAGCGGCGAACACAAGGTGATTTTCCTGTACCTGATCGCCCTGGTTCTAGCCGTGTTCACTGCCCTGGTCATCCGCCGCTTCATGCGCATGCCGGTTGGTCGCGCCTGGGAAGCCCTGCGGGAAGACGAAATCGCGGCCCGTTCCCTCGGTTTGAGCCGGACTGCAGTCAAGCTTTCGGCCTTTACCATCGGCGCGTTCTTCGCTGGCTTCGCCGGCACCGTGTTCGCCTCCAAGCAAGGCTTTATCAGTCCTGAATCCTTCGTATTCCTGGAATCGGCCATCATCCTGGCCATCGTGGTACTCGGCGGTATGGGCTCGCAGATCGGCGTGGTACTGGCGGCGATTGCCGTGACCATCCTGCCCGAACTGGCCCGGGAATTCTCCGAGTACCGCATGCTGATCTTTGGTGCCGCCATGGTACTGATGATGGTCTGGCGTCCGCAGGGGCTTATGCCTATGCGCCGTATTCACATTGAACTGAAAAAGCAGGAGTGA